From a region of the Eublepharis macularius isolate TG4126 chromosome 7, MPM_Emac_v1.0, whole genome shotgun sequence genome:
- the RNF19A gene encoding E3 ubiquitin-protein ligase RNF19A encodes MNVLAMSLHRQMGSDRDLQSSASSVSLPSIKKAPKKRRISLGSLFRRKRDTKRKSRDINGGVDGIASIESIHSEMCTDKNSVFSTYTSSDNGTTVSSKQSGDFMECPLCLLRHSKERFPEIMTCHHRSCVDCLRQYLRIEISESRVNISCPECSERFNPHDIRLILNDDTLMEKYEEFMLRRWLVADPDCRWCPAPDCGYAVIAFGCASCPKLTCGREGCGTEFCYHCKQIWHPNQTCDAARQERAQSLRLRTIRSSSISYSQESGAAADDIKPCPRCAAYIIKMNDGSCNHMTCAVCGCEFCWLCMKEISDLHYLSPSGCTFWGKKPWSRKKKILWQLGTLVGAPVGIALIAGIAIPAMIIGIPVYVGRKIHNRYEGKDISKHKRNLAIAGGVTLSVIVSPVVAAVTVGIGVPIMLAYVYGVVPISLCRSGGCGVSAGNGKGVRIEFDDENDITVGGTNAAVDATSVAEARHNPSIGEESVGGMTGSLSASGSHMDRIGAIRDNLSETASTMALAGASITGSLSGSAMVSCFNRLEVQADVQKERCSLSGESGTVSLGTVSDNASTKAMAGSILNSYIPLDRDGSSMEVQVDIESKPAKFRHHSGSSSVDDGSAACRSNTGCSSACLSENKSSTTKWCKDASSGKKCKGKLRKKGSMKINETREDMDAQLLEQQSTNSSEFDSPSLSDSIPSVADSHSSHFSEFSCSDMESMKTSCSHGSSDYHTRFTTVSILPEVENDRLENSPHQSGNSLLLPVTPNSEVPQLSYIAEECVYNGTSSSVDVGTSETLKETNNNHSQHAVELNAAIQTEI; translated from the exons ATGAATGTTTTAGCCATGAGTTTACATCGGCAAATGGGATCCGATAGAGACCTGCAATCATCTGCCTCCTCTGTCAGCTTGCCTTCGATTAAAAAGGCACCAAAGAAGAGAAGAATTTCATTGGGATCTCTCTTTCGAAGAAAAAGGGATACAAAACGCAAATCCCGGGATATAAATGGAGGTGTTGATGGGATTGCAAGTATTGAAAGTATACACTCGGAAATGTGTACAGATAAAAACTCTGTGTTCTCTACATACACATCTTCTGACAATGGAACAACCGTTAGCAGCAAACAAAGTGGAGATTTCATGGAGTGTCCCTTGTGCCTTCTGCGGCACTCTAAGGAGAGGTTCCCAGAAATAATGACTTGTCATCATAGGTCTTGTGTGGATTGTTTACGTCAGTATCTCCGGATAGAAATCTCTGAGAGCAGAGTTAATATCAGCTGTCCAGAGTGCTCAGAACGATTTAATCCCCATGATATTCGATTGATATTAAATGATGACACCTTGATGGAAAAATATGAAGAATTTATGCTTAGACGTTGGCTTGTTGCTGACCCTGATTGTAGGTGGTGTCCTGCTCCTGATTGTGG GTATGCCGTGATTGCTTTTGGCTGTGCAAGCTGTCCTAAATTGACATGTGGGCGTGAAGGCTGTGGTACTGAGTTCTGCTACCACTGTAAACAGATTTGGCATCCGAACCAGACTTGTGATGCTGCTCGCCAGGAGAGAGCTCAGAGTCTTCGTCTGCGAACAATTCGTTCCTCATCCATTAGCTACAGTCAGGAGTCTGGAGCAGCAG ctgATGACATAAAGCCATGCCCACGTTGTGCAGCTTATATAATAAAAATGAATGATGGAAGTTGCAATCACATGACATGTGCTGTCTGTGGCTGTGAATTCTGTTGGCTGTGTATGAAGGAGATTTCAGACTTGCATTATTTAAG TCCATCAGGCTGTACATTCTGGGGGAAAAAGCCATGGAGTCGGAAGAAGAAAATACTGTGGCAGCTGGGGACACTTGTGGGTGCACCTGTAGGAATTGCCTTAATAGCTGGTATTGCTATTCCAGCTATGATTATTGGAATCCCTGTGTATGTGGGACGCAAG ATTCACAATCGCTATGAAGGCAAGGACATTTCAAAGCATAAGAGAAACTTGGCCATTGCAGGTGGTGTAACCTTATCTGTAATAGTTTCACCAGTTGTAGCTGCAGTAACTGTAG GTATAGGTGTCCCTATTATGTTAGCTTATGTGTATGGAGTAGTTCCGATTTCCCTCTGTCGAAGTGGAGGCTGTGGTGTATCTGCAGGCAATGGAAAAGGTGTCAGAATAGAATTTGATGATGAAAACGATATAACTGTTGGTGGAACAAATGCAGCAGTCG ATGCCACATCAGTAGCAGAGGCACGTCACAACCCTAGCATAGGGGAAGAAAGTGTGGGAGGAATGACTGGAAGCCTGAGTGCAAGTGGCAGCCATATGGACAGAATAGGAGCCATTCGAGACAACCTCAGTGAAACAGCTAGCACAATGGCTCTTGCTGGCGCTAGTATAACAGGAAGCCTATCGGGAAGTGCAATGGTCAGCTGCTTTAACAG GTTGGAAGTCCAAGCAGATGTGCAGAAGGAGAGATGCAGTCTGAGTGGAGAATCAGGCACGGTTAGTTTAGGAACAGTTAGTGACAATGCCAGCACCAAAGCAATGGCTGGATCCATTCTAAATTCCTACATCCCATTGGACAG AGATGGCAGCAGTATGGAAGTGCAAGTAGACATTGAATCAAAGCCAGCAAAATTCAGACACCACAGTGGGAGCAGCAGTGTTGATGACGGCAGTGCTGCATGTCGTAGTAATACTGGTTGTTCATCAGCCTGCTTGTCAGAAAACAAATCTAGCACCACCAAGTGGTGCAAAGACGCATCATCAGGGAAAAAATGTAAAGGTAAACTAAGAAAAAAAGGTAGCATGAAGATAAATGAGACCCGAGAGGACATGGATGCTCAGTTGTTGGAACAGCAAAGCACAAACTCTAGTGAATTTGATTCGCCCTCTCTCAGCGACAGTATCCCATCTGTAGCCGATTCCCACTCCAGTCACTTTTCAGAGTTCAGTTGCTCTGACATGGAGAGTATGAAAACCTCATGTAGCCACGGCTCCAGTGATTACCATACCCGTTTTACTACCGTTAGTATTCTCCCAGAGGTAGAAAATGACCGCTTAGAAAACTCTCCACACCAAAGTGGCAATTCTTTGCTCCTTCCAGTTACTCCAAACTCAGAAGTTCCGCAGCTGAGTTACATTGCTGAAGAATGTGTTTATAATGGGACTTCCAGCAGTGTGGATGTGGGTACTAGTGAAACAttgaaagaaacaaacaacaacCATTCACAGCATGCTGTGGAGTTAAACGCTGCAATTCAGACTGAGATTTAA